Genomic window (Candidatus Desulfofervidus auxilii):
CGTTCAAACATGCCAACGTCTTTTTGAATTCCCTTTAACTACATTGCGGATTTTAAACTTAAATATCCCTATTGCTGGAGGTGGTTATTTTAGATTATTCCCTTATGTATTCATTAAAAATGCCCTAAAATATATAAATATTAAAGAAAAAAAACCATTTATCTTCTACTTTCACCCTTGGGAATTAGACCCAAATCAACCTCGCATAAACCATATACCTTGGCGCTCCCGCTTTAGACATTATGTAAATTTGCATAAAACTGAAAAAAAACTAAAAAAACTCTTATTAGACTTTAAATTTAATACAGTTTTAAAAATATTAAACAATAAAATAAGATTTTATGAATCTTAAAGATTATATAGAAATATTATTGAGAAGAAAATGGTATATTATTATACCATTTATTTTATTTAGCATTGGTAGCGTTTTGCTAGCAAAATCATTGCCTGATATTTATCGAGCTTATACTTTAATTTTAGTCCAACCTCAAAAAATACCATCTCGCTATGTTACTCCTACTGTAGAAGAAGACATTGAAGAAAGACTTCGAACAATTAGAGAAC
Coding sequences:
- a CDS encoding Wzz/FepE/Etk N-terminal domain-containing protein, producing the protein MNLKDYIEILLRRKWYIIIPFILFSIGSVLLAKSLPDIYRAYTLILVQPQKIPSRYVTPTVEEDIEERLRTIREQILSRTTLEKVVNEFNLYPELRKTKPMEDVINMMRNRIEVKVQKSQVFSVSYEDRDPIVAMKVANRLATL